The genomic DNA CCATCTAGGATTTGACGTGGTGTTCCAGGCCGACTGGTATGTGCATCTCATACCAAGTCCCATGGACGGTCACCCATGTGCCCATGATCGCATGCCGATGGACATGATGAGCCACGGCTGATCGACGAG from Tistrella bauzanensis includes the following:
- a CDS encoding VOC family protein, which produces MKIESCYPVIMTDRVAETAAFWQTHLGFDVVFQADWYVHLIPSPMDGHPCAHDRMPMDMMSHG